One Equus asinus isolate D_3611 breed Donkey chromosome 26, EquAss-T2T_v2, whole genome shotgun sequence genomic window carries:
- the LYPD3 gene encoding ly6/PLAUR domain-containing protein 3 translates to MDPAKKAGARAVIWTLGWLLLPLLLQEGAQALECYSCVQKADDGCSPHKMKTVKCPAGVDVCTEAVGAVETIHGQFSVAVRGCGSGLPGKNDRGLDLHGLLAFIQLQQCAQDRCNAKLNLTSRALNPAGNESAYEPNGAECYSCVGLSRQACQGKAPPVVSCYNASDRVYKGCFDGNVTLTAANVTVSLPVRGCVQDEFCTRDGVTGPGFTLSGSCCQGSRCNSDLRNKTYFSPEFPPLVLLPAPKTTTRAPTTSVTTSTPAPTTTTTTTTTSTAKPTSARASQTPPREGEPETSEEEEESSLPGGAAGHQDRSNKQQYPTKGGAHDNGSATPSAGLAALLLAVAAGTLL, encoded by the exons ATGGACCCCGCCAAGAAAGCAGGCGCCCGGGCTGTGATCTGGACTCTGGGCTGGCTGCTACTGCCGCTGCTACTTCAAGAAG GAGCGCAGGCCCTGGAGTGCTACAGCTGCGTGCAGAAAGCAGATGACGGATGCTCACCGCACAAGATGAAGACGGTGAAGTGCCCGGCCGGCGTGGACGTCTGCACAGAGGCGGTGGGGGCGGTGGAGACCA TTCACGGGCAATTCTCGGTGGCAGTGCGGGGCTGCGGTTCGGGACTCCCCGGCAAGAATGACCGCGGGCTGGACCTTCACGGCCTTCTGGCCTTCATCCAGCTGCAGCAGTGCGCCCAGGACCGCTGCAACGCCAAGCTCAACCTCACCTCGCGGGCGCTCAACCCAGCAG GCAATGAGAGCGCATACGAGCCCAATGGCGCCGAGTGCTACAGCTGCGTGGGGCTGAGCCGCCAGGCCTGCCAGGGTAAGGCGCCGCCCGTAGTGAGCTGCTACAATGCCAGCGACCGCGTCTACAAGGGCTGTTTCGACGGCAACGTCACCTTGACGGCAG CTAATGTGACCGTATCCTTGCCTGTCCGGGGCTGCGTCCAGGATGAGTTCTGTACCCGGGATGGGGTGACAGGCCCAGGGTTCACGCTCAGCGGCTCCTGCTGCCAGGGTTCCCGCTGTAACTCGGACCTCCGCAATAAGACCTACTTCTCCCCTGAGTTCCCGCCGCTTGTCCTGCTGCCTGCTCCTAAGACCACCACTCGGGCTCCAACCACCTCTGTCACCACttccaccccagccccaaccaccaccaccaccaccaccaccacctctaccGCCAAACCCACGTCAGCCCGAGCCAGCCAGACTCCTCCACGGGAAGGAGAACCTGAGAcctccgaggaggaggaggaatctaGCTTGCCTGGAGGTGCTGCTGGCCACCAGGACCGTAGTAACAAGCAGCAGTACCCCACAAAAGGTGGGGCCCATGATAATGGCTCTGCCACTCCCTCGGCGGGGTTGGCGGCTCTTCTGTTGGCTGTGGCTGCTGGCACCCTGCTCTGA